In one Desulfomicrobium escambiense DSM 10707 genomic region, the following are encoded:
- a CDS encoding M48 family metallopeptidase, with the protein MNPYLIIVLSSVILGAGWSLFLEWLNLQSLAPSAPPLLADVHDPQAYRRSQDYARARGAWDMIEQTVGTAATLAFILAGGFPLADRLARIGDSDILTGLAFFCLLFAGSELLGLPFSIYRTFVLEARFGFNTTTPGTFILDRLKGYLLAAALGLTLLAAVLWLFSSFGPWAWTLCWAVTTIFSVALTFLAPSLIMPLFNTFTPLEDRNLLDRLRDLARRTGFDLGGVFVMDGSKRSTKANAFFTGLGRTKRIALYDTLLAAHEADEIEAILAHEIGHYRLGHITRGLVLSILQTGLLLTLMGQAITLPGLYEAFGMTAMPVHAGLVFFLLLYSPVSLVLTPFFAGLSRRREFEADSFAAAHLPSPEPLVRALKKISSQSLANLTPHPWYVFFHYSHPPLGARIAALADSGKSARK; encoded by the coding sequence ATGAACCCATATCTCATCATCGTCCTCTCCTCCGTCATCCTGGGCGCAGGCTGGAGCCTCTTCCTTGAGTGGCTCAACCTCCAATCCCTCGCCCCGTCCGCCCCACCTCTGCTCGCCGACGTCCACGACCCGCAGGCCTACCGCCGCTCCCAGGACTACGCCCGCGCCCGCGGCGCATGGGACATGATCGAGCAGACCGTAGGCACGGCGGCCACCCTGGCCTTCATCCTGGCGGGGGGCTTTCCCCTGGCCGACCGACTGGCCCGCATCGGCGACAGCGACATCCTGACAGGACTGGCCTTCTTCTGCCTGCTCTTCGCCGGCTCGGAACTGCTGGGGTTGCCCTTCTCCATATATAGGACCTTTGTGCTCGAGGCCCGCTTCGGCTTCAACACCACCACGCCAGGCACCTTCATTCTGGACAGGCTCAAGGGGTACCTCCTGGCCGCCGCCCTGGGCCTGACCCTGCTGGCCGCGGTGCTCTGGCTCTTCTCGTCCTTCGGTCCATGGGCCTGGACGCTGTGCTGGGCGGTCACGACGATCTTCTCCGTTGCCCTGACCTTCCTCGCGCCTTCCCTGATCATGCCCCTCTTCAACACCTTCACGCCCCTCGAGGACCGCAATCTGCTGGACAGGCTGCGGGACCTGGCCCGGCGCACGGGTTTCGACCTCGGCGGCGTCTTCGTCATGGACGGATCAAAGCGGTCCACCAAGGCCAACGCCTTCTTCACGGGCCTGGGACGCACCAAGCGCATCGCCCTCTACGACACGCTGCTGGCGGCCCATGAGGCCGACGAGATCGAGGCCATCCTGGCCCACGAAATCGGACACTACCGCCTGGGGCACATCACCAGGGGGCTCGTCCTGTCCATCCTGCAGACGGGGTTGCTCCTCACCCTGATGGGCCAGGCGATCACCCTGCCGGGACTGTACGAGGCCTTCGGCATGACCGCCATGCCCGTGCACGCGGGCCTGGTCTTCTTCCTCCTGCTGTATTCCCCGGTGTCGCTGGTGCTGACACCATTCTTCGCCGGGCTCTCGCGCCGCCGCGAATTCGAGGCCGACAGCTTCGCCGCGGCGCACCTCCCCTCGCCCGAGCCCCTGGTCCGCGCCCTGAAGAAGATATCCAGCCAGAGCCTGGCCAACCTCACCCCGCACCCCTGGTACGTCTTCTTTCATTACAGCCATCCCCCGCTGGGCGCGAGGATCGCGGCCCTGGCAGACTCCGGCAAATCCGCGCGCAAGTGA
- a CDS encoding ATP-binding protein, with protein sequence MFDFTPLHHGFDLEMDTDLSNVDLCVERIRLFLEERGEQGHLFAVSLLAREALNNAMIHGNGLDPAKRVSFRFTATDGGYDLEVEDQGPGFDWQGHMQVSSGVDDIRGRGHEIYRNYARAVSYNDRGNALRLEYRRE encoded by the coding sequence ATGTTCGACTTCACGCCCCTGCACCACGGCTTCGATCTGGAGATGGACACGGACCTGAGCAACGTCGACCTCTGCGTGGAGCGCATCCGGCTCTTCCTGGAGGAGCGCGGGGAGCAGGGACACCTCTTCGCCGTCTCCCTCCTGGCGAGGGAGGCCCTAAACAACGCCATGATCCACGGCAACGGACTGGACCCGGCCAAGCGGGTATCCTTCAGGTTCACCGCCACGGACGGAGGGTACGATCTGGAAGTGGAGGACCAGGGACCGGGCTTCGACTGGCAGGGACACATGCAGGTCAGCAGCGGCGTCGACGACATCCGCGGGCGGGGGCACGAAATCTACCGCAACTACGCCCGCGCCGTCAGTTACAACGACCGGGGCAACGCCCTGAGACTTGAATACCGGAGGGAGTGA
- a CDS encoding PP2C family protein-serine/threonine phosphatase, which yields MNDTTPCILIVDDEPLNIKLLDIVLTKGGYRTISATSGPAARAAALEQSPDLILLDVLMPGEDGYVTCELLKHDPRTSDIPVIFISALTDTSSKVRGLEVGGVDFVSKPFEKAEVLARVKVHLKLRLTYKALIEAQAQRLAQVQDAQQALLVQPGDLPEAGFAVHFEPVLEAGGDFYDVLRVGGASFDYIVADVSGHDLGTSYVTSALKALFSQNCNVVTSPSESLTMINSVLCRILTGGTHITAGFARLNREQRTLHYVNAAHPAPVLLRADGGVETLQATGDLLGVFDSVLFEALSIPVNPGDRLFMYTDGLIEGFGDEKMTREEGLERLTATCAAHRGLPMARAVEAIHAALVPPGAPRGDDTILLALEV from the coding sequence GTGAATGACACGACACCCTGCATCCTGATCGTCGACGACGAACCGCTGAACATCAAGCTGCTCGACATCGTGCTTACCAAAGGCGGCTACCGCACCATTTCGGCCACCAGCGGACCGGCCGCGCGCGCCGCGGCCCTGGAGCAGTCGCCGGACCTCATCCTCCTCGACGTGCTCATGCCCGGCGAGGACGGTTACGTCACCTGCGAACTGCTCAAGCACGACCCCCGGACCTCGGACATCCCCGTCATCTTCATCTCGGCCCTGACGGACACTTCCAGCAAGGTCCGCGGCCTGGAAGTCGGCGGCGTGGACTTCGTGTCCAAACCCTTCGAGAAGGCCGAGGTCCTGGCGCGGGTCAAGGTGCACCTCAAGCTGCGGCTGACCTACAAGGCCCTGATCGAAGCCCAGGCCCAGCGCCTGGCCCAGGTCCAGGACGCCCAGCAGGCCCTCCTGGTCCAGCCCGGCGACCTGCCCGAGGCGGGTTTCGCCGTGCACTTCGAGCCAGTCCTGGAGGCGGGTGGCGACTTCTACGACGTTCTGCGCGTGGGCGGCGCGTCCTTCGACTACATCGTGGCCGATGTCAGCGGGCACGACCTGGGCACGTCCTACGTGACCTCGGCCCTGAAGGCCCTCTTCAGCCAGAACTGCAACGTGGTCACCTCCCCGTCCGAGAGCCTGACCATGATCAACAGCGTCCTGTGCCGCATCCTGACCGGCGGCACCCACATCACGGCGGGGTTCGCCCGCCTGAACCGCGAACAGCGCACCCTGCACTACGTCAACGCCGCCCACCCCGCCCCGGTCCTGCTGCGCGCCGACGGCGGCGTGGAGACCCTCCAGGCCACGGGGGACCTGCTCGGCGTGTTCGACTCGGTCCTGTTCGAAGCCCTGTCCATTCCCGTGAACCCGGGCGACCGGCTCTTCATGTACACCGACGGACTCATCGAGGGCTTCGGCGACGAAAAGATGACCCGGGAGGAAGGCCTGGAACGCCTTACCGCGACCTGCGCCGCCCATCGCGGCCTGCCAATGGCCCGGGCCGTGGAGGCAATCCACGCCGCCCTCGTTCCCCCCGGCGCGCCGCGCGGGGACGACACCATCCTGCTGGCCCTGGAGGTCTGA
- a CDS encoding NAD(P)H-dependent glycerol-3-phosphate dehydrogenase, whose translation MNVAVLGGGSWGTALANVLARKGEDACLWTRREDAAREIVESGTNSRYLPGQALCRDLRASADLAAVLKDARCVVLAVPCQNLGAFLRENRALFPAGAGFVCASKGVELGTFRTMGQVVAAELAGLDPRYAVLSGPSFATEVVAGLPTAVTLGCADADLADRVQTLFSTETFRVYVNADVTGVELGGAVKNIMAIASGISDGLGFGQNARAALITRGLSEMSRLGAALGANSATFMGLSGMGDLVLTCTGDLSRNRRVGLAIGRGQTLDEILGGMHNVAEGVKTTEAVFALGRKLGIELPITGQVHAVLFEGKNPAEAVRELMTRPLREE comes from the coding sequence GTGAACGTCGCGGTGCTTGGAGGAGGAAGCTGGGGCACGGCCCTGGCCAACGTGCTGGCCCGGAAAGGGGAGGACGCGTGCCTGTGGACGCGCAGGGAAGACGCGGCGCGGGAAATCGTCGAGTCCGGCACCAACTCCCGCTATCTCCCGGGGCAGGCCTTGTGCCGGGACCTGCGGGCCAGCGCGGACCTGGCGGCCGTGCTCAAGGACGCCCGGTGCGTCGTGCTGGCCGTGCCGTGCCAGAACCTGGGCGCTTTCCTGCGCGAAAACAGGGCGCTGTTCCCCGCGGGCGCCGGTTTCGTCTGCGCCAGCAAGGGCGTGGAGCTGGGGACGTTCCGCACCATGGGCCAGGTGGTCGCGGCCGAGCTTGCCGGCCTTGATCCCCGGTACGCGGTGCTTTCGGGACCGTCCTTCGCCACGGAGGTTGTGGCGGGCCTGCCCACGGCCGTGACCCTGGGCTGCGCGGATGCGGATCTGGCCGACCGGGTGCAGACCCTCTTTTCCACCGAGACCTTCCGCGTCTACGTCAACGCCGACGTCACGGGCGTGGAGCTGGGCGGGGCGGTCAAGAACATCATGGCCATCGCCTCGGGCATCTCCGATGGCCTGGGCTTCGGCCAGAACGCGCGCGCGGCCCTCATCACCCGCGGCCTGTCCGAGATGTCGCGCCTGGGCGCGGCCCTGGGCGCCAACTCCGCCACCTTCATGGGCCTCTCGGGCATGGGTGACCTGGTCCTGACCTGCACGGGCGACCTGAGCCGCAACCGCCGCGTCGGTCTGGCCATCGGCCGCGGGCAGACCCTCGACGAGATCCTGGGGGGCATGCACAACGTGGCCGAAGGGGTCAAGACGACGGAAGCCGTGTTCGCCCTGGGCCGCAAGCTCGGCATCGAGCTGCCCATCACCGGGCAGGTGCATGCGGTGCTCTTCGAGGGCAAGAACCCGGCCGAAGCCGTGCGCGAGCTGATGACGCGACCTTTGCGCGAGGAGTGA
- the hemL gene encoding glutamate-1-semialdehyde 2,1-aminomutase encodes MTRSQELFEKAQTLIPGGVNSPVRACRSVSCDPLFIARASGSKLVTEDGQELIDYVMSWGPMLLGHNHPDVAAAIAATAQGGTSFGAPCRLEVELAQAVVDAVPGIDMVRMVSSGTEATMSALRLARGYTGRNGVIKFHGGYHGHADAFLASAGSGVATQSIPGTPGVPQDVVKHTLLAHYNDLDAVKTLFANHGHDIAAVIVEPVAGNMGMVLPKPGFLEGLRELTRAYGALLIFDEVITGFRVAFGGAQQAFGIDPDLTCLGKIIGGGLPVGAYGGKREIMSHIAPSGTVYQAGTLSGNPLAMAAGLATLKALASRDYAALAVRTEAFSRELENILHSKGVPVTRNHIASIFTLFFTETPVTDFPSAQTADSGLFVSYYQQMRAQGIYLAPSGYECAFTSFAHSDEDLERTLDAAKRVRF; translated from the coding sequence ATGACCAGATCCCAGGAACTCTTCGAGAAAGCCCAGACCCTCATCCCCGGCGGCGTGAACAGCCCCGTGCGCGCCTGCCGCAGCGTCAGTTGCGACCCGCTCTTCATCGCCAGGGCCTCGGGCAGCAAACTCGTGACCGAGGACGGACAGGAGCTGATCGACTACGTCATGTCCTGGGGCCCCATGCTTCTGGGACACAACCATCCCGACGTGGCCGCGGCCATCGCCGCCACGGCCCAGGGCGGCACGAGCTTCGGCGCGCCGTGCCGCCTGGAGGTCGAACTGGCCCAGGCCGTGGTGGACGCGGTGCCGGGCATCGACATGGTCCGCATGGTCAGCTCGGGCACCGAGGCGACCATGAGCGCCCTGCGCCTGGCCCGGGGGTACACGGGCCGAAACGGCGTGATAAAATTTCACGGCGGCTATCACGGCCATGCCGACGCCTTCCTGGCCAGCGCCGGCTCGGGCGTGGCCACGCAGTCCATCCCCGGTACGCCCGGCGTGCCCCAGGACGTGGTCAAGCACACCCTCCTGGCCCACTACAACGATCTGGACGCCGTCAAAACCCTGTTCGCGAACCACGGCCACGACATCGCGGCGGTCATCGTCGAGCCCGTAGCCGGCAACATGGGGATGGTCCTGCCCAAGCCCGGATTCCTGGAAGGTCTGCGCGAACTGACCCGGGCCTACGGCGCGCTGCTGATCTTCGACGAGGTCATAACGGGCTTCCGCGTGGCCTTCGGCGGCGCCCAGCAGGCCTTCGGCATCGACCCCGACCTGACCTGCCTGGGCAAGATCATCGGCGGCGGCCTGCCCGTGGGCGCCTACGGCGGCAAGCGCGAGATCATGAGCCACATCGCGCCCAGCGGCACCGTCTACCAGGCCGGCACCCTCTCGGGGAACCCGTTGGCCATGGCCGCGGGCCTGGCCACCCTGAAGGCCCTGGCGTCCCGCGACTACGCGGCCCTGGCCGTTCGCACCGAGGCCTTTTCGCGGGAACTCGAGAACATTTTGCACAGCAAGGGCGTCCCGGTCACGCGCAACCACATCGCCTCCATCTTCACCCTGTTCTTCACCGAAACGCCGGTGACGGACTTCCCATCGGCCCAGACGGCCGACAGCGGACTTTTCGTCTCCTACTACCAGCAGATGCGCGCGCAGGGCATCTATCTTGCACCGTCCGGTTACGAATGCGCCTTCACGTCCTTCGCCCACAGCGACGAAGACCTGGAACGCACCTTGGACGCCGCGAAGAGGGTCAGGTTCTGA
- a CDS encoding Lrp/AsnC family transcriptional regulator — MHFTQTEHEILRIVQDTLPDSATPYADIARQAGGTEEEVLELLKKLKKGGQIRRFGATLRHQQAGYGFNAMVAWYIEEGFDPDEVGRIMARRPEISHCYLRPNCMDWPYDMYTMIHGKSRDDCMQVVRELVEQTGVTQYEMLFSIKELKKTSMEYF, encoded by the coding sequence GTGCATTTCACCCAGACCGAACACGAAATCCTACGCATCGTCCAGGACACCCTGCCCGACAGCGCCACCCCCTACGCGGACATCGCCCGCCAGGCCGGCGGCACCGAGGAGGAAGTCCTCGAACTGCTCAAGAAACTGAAGAAAGGCGGCCAGATCCGCCGCTTCGGCGCCACCCTGCGCCATCAGCAGGCCGGGTACGGCTTCAACGCCATGGTCGCCTGGTACATCGAGGAGGGCTTCGACCCTGACGAGGTGGGCCGCATCATGGCCCGGCGCCCGGAGATTTCCCACTGCTACCTGCGCCCCAACTGCATGGACTGGCCCTACGACATGTACACCATGATCCACGGCAAGAGCCGCGACGACTGCATGCAGGTCGTGCGCGAGCTCGTGGAGCAGACCGGCGTGACGCAGTACGAAATGCTCTTCAGCATCAAGGAGCTGAAGAAGACGTCCATGGAATATTTTTAG
- a CDS encoding secondary thiamine-phosphate synthase enzyme YjbQ, translating to MHSFQVETDAREVMIDITGRLEELLRESGAQSGLMTVYTPHTTTGLTINEGADPDVCRDILAHLRVMVPRHAGFRHAEGNSDAHIKATLLGSSVQIIVERGRLVLGTWQHVFLGEFDGPRRRTLQVTILS from the coding sequence ATGCACAGCTTTCAGGTGGAGACCGACGCCAGGGAGGTGATGATCGACATCACCGGCCGCCTGGAGGAACTGCTGCGGGAGTCCGGCGCGCAGTCCGGGCTCATGACGGTCTACACGCCGCACACGACAACGGGCCTGACCATCAACGAAGGGGCCGACCCCGACGTTTGCCGGGACATCCTGGCCCATCTGCGGGTCATGGTGCCGAGGCACGCGGGCTTCCGCCACGCCGAAGGGAACTCCGACGCGCACATCAAGGCCACGCTCCTGGGCTCGTCGGTGCAGATCATCGTCGAGCGGGGGCGACTCGTGCTCGGGACCTGGCAGCACGTCTTCCTCGGGGAGTTCGACGGGCCCCGCAGGCGCACCCTCCAGGTCACGATCCTGTCCTGA
- a CDS encoding cytochrome c3 family protein — translation MKKSLLLSLICAALLSLIAAPVLFAADAPKDDYVIKAPEGMKTKEKDGKPGALQKSVAFPHSKHAAVECKECHHTLDADGGKVKQCTSAGCHDSLEARGKDNAKDVKLVENAFHTQCIECHKALKKENKPTGPTACGKCHTK, via the coding sequence ATGAAAAAATCACTGTTGTTGAGCCTGATCTGCGCGGCGCTCCTGTCCCTGATCGCCGCCCCGGTCCTGTTCGCCGCCGACGCCCCCAAGGATGACTACGTCATCAAGGCCCCCGAAGGCATGAAGACCAAGGAAAAGGACGGCAAGCCCGGCGCTCTGCAGAAGTCCGTTGCCTTCCCGCACTCCAAGCACGCCGCCGTGGAGTGCAAGGAATGTCACCACACCCTTGACGCCGACGGCGGCAAGGTCAAGCAGTGCACGTCCGCCGGCTGTCACGACTCTCTGGAGGCTCGTGGCAAGGATAACGCCAAGGACGTCAAGCTGGTTGAGAACGCCTTCCACACTCAGTGCATCGAGTGCCACAAGGCTCTGAAGAAGGAAAACAAGCCCACCGGCCCCACCGCCTGTGGCAAGTGTCACACCAAGTAG